The genomic interval GAGCATAGTCCCGATATGGGAATCATTATTGATGAGCTAGGAAAAAGAGGTTTTATTTGTCTTGATATTAATCGTGTGAATGCACAATTTTGGGAATATATGCTTGAGGTTAATGAGCCACGATTACCTAATACAAAATTCCTCGCAAAGTCTGCAACTTTAAATTTACGCGAAGCATCAGGTGAATATTGGTTAGATGTGAATACAGGTGGAGATTTATATATCCAAGCCATTGATTTTCCTAAATGGAATCCAAGAGTAGTGCTTTATGATAAGAATCTTGGTATAGTAGATATGGTGAGTAATGTAGGTTCAAATGCTTCACTTAAAGTAAAGATTCCCCAAGGCGTAAAGTTTGTAATGATTACAGATTATGATAGTTCGGAAAGTCTTAAGGGTGGTATTTCTGTGAATCTCCGATAGAATCTAAATATCTAAAACAATACAGAGGAGAAAATATGTTTGATGAAATTGAGTTTGATAAAATAAAACGTTTGCCAAAGTATGTTTTTGCTGCTATTAATGAGATTAAGCTAGAAATGCGGCGCAATAATGAAGATGTGATTGATTTTTCTATGGGTAATCCTGATGGAGCAACGCCAGAGCATATTATTCAAAAGCTTTGTGAAGCTGCACAAAAGGGTAAAAATCAAGGATATTCTGTGAGTCGTGGCATTTATAAATTGCGTTTGGCGATTTGTAATTGGTATAAGCGCACTTATGGAGTGGAGCTAGACCCAGAGAGTGAAGCGTGTGTAACAATGGGAAGCAAAGAGGGTTATGTGCATCTTGTTCAAGCTATTGCAAATCCCGGTGATAATGCAATCGTAGCTGAACCAGCCTATCCTATACATTATTATGCTTTTATTCTTAATGGTGCGAATGTTTCTACTTTTGGTTTAAAGTGGAATGAGCAAATGGAGCTTGATGTAGAGGATTTTTTTATCAACATTAAACGCGTATTGAAAGAAGTGATGCCGCGTCCGAAATTTGTTGTAGTTAATTTTCCTCATAATCCTACAACTATTGTTGTATATAGGGAGTTTTATGAGCGTTTAGTCGCTTTTGCCAAGCAGGAGAGATTCTATATTATTTCTGATATTGCTTATGCAGAGCTCTGTTTTGATGGCTTTAAAACGCCAAGTATCCTTGAAATAGAGGGTGCTAAAGATGTAGCGGTGGAGAGTTATACATTAAGCAAAACCTATAATATGGCAGGTTGGCGTGTAGGCTTTGTAGTAGGAAATAAAAAAATTATCCAAGCCTTGCAAAAAATTAAAAGTTGGATTGATTATGGTATCTACACGCCTTTGCAAATTGCCGCTACTATTGCACTTGAGGGCGACCAATCTTGCGTAAAAGACATCAAAAATACATATGAAAAGCGTATGGAAATATTGATTAAAAGCTTTGGCGAAGCAGGTTGGGAGATGAAAAAGCCTAAAGCAAGTATGTTTATTTGGGCAAAATTACCTGAATGTGTAGGAGATATGGGAAGTTTGGAGTTCTCAAAAAGATTGCTTAAAGAGGCAAAAATTGCAGTAAGTCCGGGTGTGGGTTTTGGTGATTATGGTGAGGGCTATGTGAGGATCGCACTGATTGAAAATGAAAAACGCATTCGCCAAGCTGCACGGAATCTCAAATCATTTCTTAAACAATTTCAATAAGAGGTTTGTATGTCAAAACTTGTAGTGGGTATGGTTGGCTTTGGTGTTGTAGGAAGTAGCGTATTAAAGGCACTTTTGGCAAATCGGAATATTATTAGCGCAAGGGCTGGAAAAGAAATTGAGCTTAAGCGCATTGTAGTGCGTGATGAGGCAAAAGCTCACGCAAAGCTTAAGAATCTAAACGCCACTGATGTAAAGGTAAGCACAAATATAGATGATATTTTGCAAGATTGCGAAATTGAAGTTGTTATTGAACTTATGGGCGGTGTGGAAGTTGCTTATGAGATTGCTAAGAGGGCGTTAGAAGTAAAAAAAGCTTTTATTACTGCAAATAAAGCAATGCTTGCTTATCACCGTTATGATATAGCACCGCTTGCAAATGGTATGCCTGTGGGTTTTGAGGCAAGTGTGTGTGGTGGCATACCCATTATTCGTGCTTTGAAAGATGGTTTGAGTGCAAATCATATTCTTGCTATTCGTGGGATACTCAATGGCACGAGTAATTATATTCTCACACAAATGCAGCAATACAATCAAGATTTTCACACAGCACTTAATCAAGCACAGAATCTTGGCTACGCAGAAGCTGACCCAACACTTGATATAAGCGGTGGCGATGCAGGACATAAGCTACTTATACTTGCTTCTTTAGCGTATGGCATTAATGCGATGCCAGAGGAGATTCTCATTGAGGGTATTGAGAGTATTATGCCTGATGATATAGAGTTTGCAAATGAATTTGGCTATGCGATTAAACTTCTTGGTATTGCTAAAAAGCAAGGAAACGAAGTAGAGCTGCGTGTGCATCCGAGTATGATTAAGAAAGGTGCGATGTTAAGCAAGGTAGATAATGTAATGAATGGCATTAGTGTCATTGGGGATTATGTGGGGGAGAGTATGTATTATGGAGCAGGAGCAGGAGGTGATGCAACTGCAAGCTCTGTAGTAAGTGATATTATTGCTATTGCACGAGGGGAGAGTGCAGCAATGCTTGGATTTAGCCAACCGCTTGAAGGCAATGAGCATTTAAAGCTTAAAAGTATTGATGAGATTTACTCACAATACTACATACGACTCTATGTATGTGATAAACCCGGTGTATTGGGGCAAGTATCGCAGATTCTAGGGCAGCATAATATTTCTATTGGTGCATTTTTACAAAAAGAGACAAATGATAAAAATATCGCCAAAATGTTACTTTCCACACATCATTGCTATGAAAGGGATATTAATGCTGCACTCTTGGAGCTAGAAAGATTAGATTCTATTTCACAAAAGCCCTATAAAATGCGCATTGAATGTTGAAATAGGAGAAAAAAGGCATATAAATGAATAGCAGACACAAAGGCACACAAGCAGAAGATTTTGCCTGTGTATTCTTGCGTGAATGTGGTTTTGAGATTTTAGAGCGCAATTTTTTTGCTCGTTATGGCGAGATTGATATTATCGCATTAAAGGATAATGTTGTGCATTTTATTGAAGTAAAAAGTGGCGAGAGCTTTGAGCCAATTTATAATATCACACCAAGCAAGATAAAAAAGCTTACAAAAGCCATTGGATTTTATTTATTCACACATAAGATTACACAAGCGTATTGTCTTGATGCGTTGATTATCAAAAATGGCGAGTGTGAATTGATTGAGAATATTACTTTGTGTTGAGCATAGAATTATTCATTTTCTTTAGGATATTTTGGATTTGTGATATTAAAATAAGCATTGATTTGTTCTTGTGGGTCTGATACATATGGAAAAATAAGCTTTGTATAAGGCGTTTCAAGACGTGAAATATGTTTAGATTCTATACCATTTACTTCAAGATATTTTCTTAATGTGTAGGAATAATAATTCGCATCATCTGCTGTGTCATAAAAGTTATCTTCTCCCATTTCTTTTTTGAATCTCTCCGCTTCCTCTTCAGTAAAACTCACTTCAATCACGCATTTATCACAATCTACCACAAAATCTTTTTCTTTAGGATTTGCATACCCAAAACTTAGCAAAAGCACAATAAATATTATTATTTGATTTATCTTTTGATTGCTTTCACAGCCCATTTGTCCTTTCTAGAATCTTTTGTATTTTTGGCTGATTATTATATTTTTCTTGTAAGATTTTGTAAGCTTGTGGGAGTGGCTTACAATATTGTTTTATTTTTTCATCAAGCTCTTTTTCTCTCGCTTTGTCATATCCATATTCGCCACGAAAATAGTTACAGGCACAAGCATTTTGTATGTATGTTTCGATGTCTTGCGGGTAAAGCATTTTGGATGCTATAATACCTTGAGTGTCCTTGCCTGTTTGTTTCAAGGAGATTTCATAACTTCTATAAGCGCAAATTTTCTCCCCATTATCAAAAGCTTCTAGGTTGATTTTCACCTCTTTTGTATTTTCCCACTGCACCTTGAGAGTTTTATAGCCATAGATTTCACTTTCCTCATCATCAAGTGTTTGTGTGATATTTTCCATAGTCTTAATACTTTGTGGAAGATAATAACTCTCTGAAAAACCAATTTTCATTTCTCCATATGCTTCTGTAATATTTGTATCTGTGAAGCTTTTTTCTTTTTCTATCTGTGCAAATAAGCTATTGCAGCAAAATAATAGAACCAACAAATATCGCATTTTCTCTCCTTATCTTTAGCAAACGTCGTGATCGTATAGAATCTTAACTTTCCCATTGCCCAAATCAATAAAATAAATAGTATATATTGCAGGACAATCCTCAGCTTCTATGGCAATCTCTAATCTTTTTTTGTTAGTCCATTTATAATCTATATAAGCTTTTTCATTATAAGGAGGAATGATTCGGGTGAGACGATAATTTTGCATTGGTAATTTTTTTAAAAGTTCTTCGTGATAAGCCTCTATGGCAAAAATATTAGAATCTGCCTTTGCTTTTAAAAGCTTAGTATAAGCTTCTTGTATATCTTTGGCTTCAATGATTTTTTCAATCACTCCTGTATGCTTACAATGTAAATCTATGTTCAATTCTTTTTCATATTTGTTACAATCTTTAAGACTTTTTTCTTTCCATTTCCATTCTAAAGCGGTGCAATTTAAGGCAAGAAATAAAGTCATTATAATAAAACTATATCGCATTTGATCTCCTTTGATGTTAAGTTATGCTTAAAGAGCGTAAAAAAGCCTCTCTTAAGTCAATAAGAGAACTAGATTCCAAACTTTCAAAACCATTGTGTTCTATGTATTGATATAGCCATTGTATAAATGCTCCCTCAAGCTCATAATACGCGCTATCTCCTTGCCATTTTTTACCCTTACTTTTAGGCAAAGCACGAGTGCGTGCGCATTGTTCAACGATTTCACGCAAGGCTTTCCACGCACGATAATATGCACCTTTATACTTAAACATAAAACCCGCACTATCTTCAAGCACATACCCTTCAATAAAGCCATTCTTCCGCTTACCTTGTGCAAATAAAGAATTAGATTCTAATGCACTTTCACAATAGAGAAACTCACTCACTTCCTTCCAGCAATGAAGTGTTATTTTGTGCTCTTTGCATATAAAGCCAAATTTGTTCCCAAGCGCACAAAGTTCTGTAAAAGGGAGTTTTGCATAATCAGGTGTGTTATAAATCGCATCAAGTAAAATAACCTGTGGCTTTTCATAGGCGATAATATGTGGGTCATCTTGTGGCTCTATCACTTCAAATACAAGGCTAAGATTGCGTGTTTTAAGCTCTTCATAAAGTTCAGATTCAACTTCTTG from Helicobacter hepaticus ATCC 51449 carries:
- a CDS encoding YraN family protein, coding for MNSRHKGTQAEDFACVFLRECGFEILERNFFARYGEIDIIALKDNVVHFIEVKSGESFEPIYNITPSKIKKLTKAIGFYLFTHKITQAYCLDALIIKNGECELIENITLC
- a CDS encoding LL-diaminopimelate aminotransferase yields the protein MFDEIEFDKIKRLPKYVFAAINEIKLEMRRNNEDVIDFSMGNPDGATPEHIIQKLCEAAQKGKNQGYSVSRGIYKLRLAICNWYKRTYGVELDPESEACVTMGSKEGYVHLVQAIANPGDNAIVAEPAYPIHYYAFILNGANVSTFGLKWNEQMELDVEDFFINIKRVLKEVMPRPKFVVVNFPHNPTTIVVYREFYERLVAFAKQERFYIISDIAYAELCFDGFKTPSILEIEGAKDVAVESYTLSKTYNMAGWRVGFVVGNKKIIQALQKIKSWIDYGIYTPLQIAATIALEGDQSCVKDIKNTYEKRMEILIKSFGEAGWEMKKPKASMFIWAKLPECVGDMGSLEFSKRLLKEAKIAVSPGVGFGDYGEGYVRIALIENEKRIRQAARNLKSFLKQFQ
- a CDS encoding homoserine dehydrogenase, yielding MSKLVVGMVGFGVVGSSVLKALLANRNIISARAGKEIELKRIVVRDEAKAHAKLKNLNATDVKVSTNIDDILQDCEIEVVIELMGGVEVAYEIAKRALEVKKAFITANKAMLAYHRYDIAPLANGMPVGFEASVCGGIPIIRALKDGLSANHILAIRGILNGTSNYILTQMQQYNQDFHTALNQAQNLGYAEADPTLDISGGDAGHKLLILASLAYGINAMPEEILIEGIESIMPDDIEFANEFGYAIKLLGIAKKQGNEVELRVHPSMIKKGAMLSKVDNVMNGISVIGDYVGESMYYGAGAGGDATASSVVSDIIAIARGESAAMLGFSQPLEGNEHLKLKSIDEIYSQYYIRLYVCDKPGVLGQVSQILGQHNISIGAFLQKETNDKNIAKMLLSTHHCYERDINAALLELERLDSISQKPYKMRIEC